One stretch of Jiangella gansuensis DSM 44835 DNA includes these proteins:
- a CDS encoding SDR family oxidoreductase: MELTRQRVLVIGGGKRIGAAIARRARSKGAEVIVGARNPDAIHDTARMQAVRLDLTDEASIAAAAEAIGPIDHVVTTGSLPHDAPVRELDQDLVIRAFQAKVIGPLMVAKHLDIRASLTLFSGVVGWRPGPGSTIKGITNGAVEFAARHLAANLTPIRVNAISPGTIDSGLWDGKGEQKAEFLRAAAARTLVGRSGTLDDVADTALWLMTAGFVSGETIHIEGGRRS, encoded by the coding sequence ATGGAGCTGACAAGGCAGCGGGTGCTCGTGATCGGCGGCGGCAAGCGGATCGGCGCCGCGATCGCACGGCGGGCCCGATCCAAAGGCGCCGAGGTGATCGTCGGCGCGCGGAACCCGGATGCGATCCACGACACCGCAAGGATGCAGGCGGTGCGCCTCGACCTCACCGACGAGGCCAGCATCGCAGCGGCCGCCGAGGCGATCGGCCCGATCGATCACGTGGTGACCACCGGTTCGCTTCCCCACGACGCCCCGGTGCGCGAACTCGACCAGGACCTGGTGATCCGTGCCTTCCAGGCGAAGGTGATCGGCCCGCTCATGGTCGCCAAGCACCTCGACATCCGGGCCTCTCTCACACTGTTCTCCGGCGTCGTCGGGTGGAGGCCCGGACCCGGCTCGACGATCAAAGGCATCACCAACGGCGCCGTCGAGTTCGCCGCCCGCCACCTCGCCGCGAACCTCACACCGATCCGCGTCAACGCGATCTCCCCCGGCACGATCGACAGCGGCCTCTGGGACGGCAAGGGCGAGCAGAAAGCAGAGTTCCTCCGCGCCGCCGCCGCGCGGACCCTCGTCGGCCGCTCCGGCACACTCGACGACGTCGCCGACACCGCACTCTGGCTCATGACCGCCGGCTTCGTCAGCGGCGAGACGATCCACATCGAAGGCGGGCGACGCTCGTAG
- a CDS encoding GNAT family N-acetyltransferase, with product MEPSDAAAHHRWNHDPEVMQWFAHSYPTSSERFAAEYAGRPKNSYDRVVLGIETTADGRLIGLVALSGAEPETGAAELDIYIGEKDCWSQGYGTEATRLICRYGFDALRLHRIQLWVADENTAAIRVYQKVGFVEEGRARDTLRRKGRWHDMVLMSLLEGELEA from the coding sequence ATGGAACCCAGCGACGCGGCGGCCCACCACCGTTGGAATCACGACCCCGAGGTCATGCAGTGGTTCGCCCACAGCTACCCCACCAGTAGTGAGCGATTCGCCGCCGAGTACGCCGGCCGTCCGAAGAACTCCTACGACCGCGTCGTCCTGGGCATCGAGACCACCGCCGACGGCCGACTGATCGGCCTGGTCGCCCTCAGCGGCGCCGAGCCCGAGACCGGAGCCGCCGAACTCGACATCTACATCGGCGAGAAGGACTGCTGGAGCCAGGGCTACGGCACGGAGGCCACCCGGCTGATCTGCCGTTACGGCTTCGACGCGCTGCGCCTGCACCGCATTCAGCTCTGGGTGGCGGACGAGAACACGGCCGCCATCCGCGTGTACCAGAAGGTGGGTTTCGTCGAAGAAGGCCGCGCACGCGACACCCTGCGCCGCAAGGGCCGCTGGCACGACATGGTCCTCATGAGCCTGCTGGAGGGCGAGCTCGAGGCCTGA
- a CDS encoding MFS transporter, producing the protein MLPQGAAVSAAPDDVRRDETIITALDVPSRSRARSRLLLPLLAVVMFTVVANYAALLSVLLPNQVEALDAENKVRNLAVVTSVSFGFTILAQPLVGALSDRTRSRWGRRGPWMLAGGVVAAAFLFGLGGLGSVAWICVFWVVIQFALNATDIAASATLADRVPRERRGRASAVVAGAGMAGAAAGTVFAGPLASDHRPVAYTVLGVAVVLAAAAFVAVDRERPDAGGPPPRFRWRTLVRGFVVNPREHADFARAFGSRLLFVLGYSLILAYQLYILTDYVGLTRHDANRLIGLLTVAGFTTTVVGIVAGGWWSDRIGRRKIFLVAAAAVLVVALAVPLLEASLWSVAVFAVVQGLAGGLYLSCGNALAIDVLPDRTAGAGKDLGLFNVAVNVPQTVAPALAALVIHAFDGYRALFAVALLSVAASAVLVSRIRTVR; encoded by the coding sequence ATGCTGCCCCAAGGCGCCGCCGTTTCCGCCGCACCCGACGACGTACGACGAGACGAGACGATCATCACCGCGCTGGACGTGCCGAGCCGTTCTCGGGCTCGATCCCGGCTGTTGCTGCCGCTGCTGGCGGTCGTGATGTTCACCGTCGTCGCGAACTACGCCGCTCTGCTCTCGGTGCTGCTGCCGAACCAGGTCGAGGCCCTCGACGCTGAGAACAAGGTCAGGAACCTGGCGGTCGTGACGTCGGTGTCGTTCGGATTCACGATTCTGGCCCAGCCGCTGGTGGGCGCGCTGAGCGACCGCACCCGCAGCCGGTGGGGGCGCCGCGGGCCGTGGATGCTCGCGGGCGGCGTCGTGGCCGCCGCGTTCCTCTTCGGGCTGGGCGGACTCGGGTCGGTGGCCTGGATCTGCGTGTTCTGGGTCGTCATCCAGTTCGCGCTCAACGCAACCGACATCGCGGCCTCGGCGACGCTGGCCGACCGCGTCCCGCGGGAACGACGAGGGCGGGCATCCGCCGTCGTCGCGGGGGCCGGTATGGCCGGAGCTGCGGCCGGGACGGTGTTCGCGGGCCCGCTTGCCTCGGACCACCGGCCGGTGGCCTACACCGTGCTGGGCGTCGCCGTCGTTCTTGCCGCGGCGGCGTTCGTGGCCGTCGACCGTGAGCGTCCCGACGCGGGTGGCCCGCCGCCGCGGTTCCGGTGGCGGACACTCGTGCGTGGTTTCGTCGTGAACCCCCGCGAGCACGCGGACTTCGCCCGGGCGTTCGGTTCGCGGCTGCTGTTCGTCCTGGGCTATTCGCTGATCCTCGCCTACCAGCTGTACATCCTCACCGACTACGTCGGGCTCACCCGGCATGACGCCAACCGGCTCATCGGGCTGCTCACCGTGGCTGGATTCACCACGACCGTGGTCGGCATCGTCGCCGGGGGCTGGTGGAGCGACCGTATCGGCCGCCGCAAGATCTTCCTGGTCGCCGCGGCCGCCGTCCTGGTCGTGGCGTTGGCCGTCCCGCTCCTCGAGGCGTCGCTGTGGTCGGTGGCGGTCTTCGCCGTCGTGCAGGGACTGGCCGGCGGTCTGTACCTCTCGTGCGGGAACGCCCTGGCCATCGACGTGTTGCCGGACCGGACGGCGGGCGCCGGCAAGGACCTGGGCCTGTTCAACGTCGCCGTCAACGTTCCGCAGACCGTGGCTCCCGCCCTCGCCGCGCTGGTGATCCACGCCTTCGACGGGTACCGCGCGCTGTTCGCGGTGGCGTTGCTCAGCGTCGCAGCGTCCGCCGTCCTGGTCTCCCGTATCCGCACGGTCCGCTGA
- a CDS encoding acyl-CoA dehydrogenase family protein — protein MTTSTRPGTVHVDEREARRVAEAARDTRWNKPSFAKELYLGRFRLDLIHPHPRPAADGDAATRAFLERLRAVCGELDGSVIERESRIPDEYVKALARIGVFGMKVPREYGGLGLTQVGYNHGLMLLGDVHPSIGALVSAHQSIGVPEPVKQFGSEEQKRAFLPRCAQGAISAFLLTEPDVGSDPARLAAVAEPVDDGETYEISGTKLWTTNGVVAELLVVMARVPAHDGGRGGVTAFVVEADSPGITVERRNAFMGLRGIENGVTRFDRVRVPAANRLGGEGDGLKIALTTLNTGRLSIPALCTGASKWCLKIAREWSAERVQWGRPVGEHAAVAHKVSFIAATAFAQEAVLDLSAHLADEGRRDIRIEAALAKLWCSETAWQVADELVQIRGGRGYETAASLAARGERAVPAEQILRDLRINRIFEGSTEIMHLLIAREAVDAHLQAAGDIIDPDVALSGKAKAAVKATGFYARWLPQLVTGAGQLPRSYQEFGLLATHLRYVERASRRLARSTFYAMARWQGGLEKKQGFLARVVDIGAELFAVAASCVRAQMLRENGQPAAVQLADTFARQSRLRSERLFDALWHNTDRADESLARAVLAGEHSWFDADVLDASEGTGPWISPPPAGPPSENVARRMLPSTRPE, from the coding sequence ATGACGACGAGCACCCGGCCCGGCACCGTCCACGTCGACGAACGCGAAGCCCGCAGGGTGGCTGAGGCCGCCAGGGACACGCGGTGGAACAAGCCGTCGTTCGCGAAGGAGCTCTATCTGGGCCGGTTCCGGCTCGATCTCATCCATCCGCACCCTCGCCCGGCCGCGGACGGCGACGCCGCGACGAGGGCGTTCCTGGAGCGGCTCCGAGCGGTCTGCGGCGAGCTCGACGGCAGCGTCATCGAACGCGAGTCGCGTATCCCGGACGAGTACGTCAAGGCGCTGGCCCGAATCGGTGTGTTCGGCATGAAGGTCCCGCGCGAGTACGGCGGCCTCGGGCTGACCCAGGTCGGTTACAACCACGGGCTCATGCTGCTCGGCGACGTCCATCCGTCGATCGGGGCGCTGGTGTCCGCGCACCAGTCCATCGGAGTCCCGGAGCCGGTCAAGCAGTTCGGCAGCGAGGAGCAGAAGCGCGCCTTCCTGCCTCGCTGCGCCCAGGGTGCCATCAGCGCGTTCCTGCTCACCGAGCCCGACGTCGGCTCCGACCCGGCCCGGCTGGCCGCCGTCGCCGAACCCGTCGACGACGGCGAGACGTACGAGATCAGCGGCACCAAGCTGTGGACCACCAACGGCGTGGTGGCCGAACTACTCGTGGTGATGGCTCGGGTGCCTGCGCACGACGGCGGACGCGGCGGCGTGACGGCGTTCGTCGTCGAGGCCGACAGCCCCGGCATCACCGTCGAGCGCCGCAACGCGTTCATGGGTCTCAGGGGCATCGAGAACGGCGTCACCCGGTTCGACCGGGTCCGGGTGCCGGCGGCGAACCGCCTCGGCGGCGAAGGCGACGGGCTGAAGATCGCGCTGACGACGCTCAACACCGGCCGCCTGTCCATCCCGGCGTTGTGCACCGGCGCGTCGAAGTGGTGCCTGAAGATCGCACGCGAGTGGTCGGCCGAGCGGGTGCAGTGGGGCCGCCCGGTGGGTGAGCACGCCGCCGTCGCGCACAAGGTCTCGTTCATCGCGGCGACGGCGTTCGCGCAGGAGGCGGTCCTCGACCTGTCCGCGCACCTGGCCGACGAGGGCCGCCGCGACATCCGTATCGAGGCGGCGCTGGCGAAGCTGTGGTGCAGCGAGACCGCCTGGCAGGTCGCAGACGAGCTCGTGCAGATCCGCGGCGGTCGCGGCTACGAGACCGCCGCGTCACTCGCGGCCCGCGGCGAGCGAGCGGTCCCGGCCGAGCAGATCCTGCGCGACCTGCGCATCAACCGCATCTTCGAAGGCTCCACGGAGATCATGCACCTGCTGATCGCCCGTGAGGCCGTCGATGCCCACCTGCAGGCCGCCGGCGACATCATCGACCCCGACGTCGCCCTGTCCGGCAAGGCGAAGGCCGCGGTGAAAGCCACCGGGTTCTACGCGCGCTGGCTGCCGCAACTGGTCACCGGCGCCGGCCAGCTACCCAGGTCGTACCAGGAGTTCGGCCTGCTCGCGACACACCTGCGCTACGTCGAACGGGCGTCGCGGCGGTTGGCCCGCTCGACGTTCTACGCCATGGCGCGCTGGCAGGGCGGGCTGGAGAAGAAGCAGGGCTTCCTGGCGCGGGTCGTCGACATCGGGGCCGAACTGTTCGCCGTCGCCGCCAGCTGTGTCCGGGCGCAGATGCTGCGAGAGAACGGCCAGCCCGCCGCCGTCCAGCTGGCCGACACATTCGCACGTCAGTCGCGGCTGCGCAGCGAGCGGCTCTTCGACGCGCTGTGGCACAACACCGACCGCGCCGACGAAAGCCTCGCCCGCGCCGTCCTCGCCGGCGAGCACAGCTGGTTCGACGCCGACGTGCTCGACGCCAGCGAAGGCACCGGCCCATGGATCTCGCCGCCCCCCGCAGGGCCACCGTCCGAGAACGTCGCGCGCCGGATGCTGCCGTCGACGCGTCCGGAGTGA
- a CDS encoding LuxR C-terminal-related transcriptional regulator, translating into MPTPPEDPRDDDVPRQVVHGVPRLSRAHLSRPRLVEALDGDVALRVVRAPAGYGKTSLLAEWARLVRDGATLWVSVDDDCRTRLGFWGRVVALLNATGVAGGSGLEGLAVTRDVATNLPALLLHGFGTLRQPLTLVVDGFENVTDPEVEADLLRLVRHAASLYLVVGTRTATALAATETMLSLDAVVLDAHQLAFTPNEVTQLGIHVGSSLTAGQLTALHDASAGWPLAVRAGVQAPRENPWPAPGERDTVSRVQRMLIDDLAGVPGFDDLVTMSVVDGFTVEHAQLLGADVTSGPILAEVEARGLGGWEDGVAGTRFRLQPLVRQALYARLGETARRRAHQVLASWYERSGEYGHAFESALIAQDWPLARRLVTTSLHQVFAGLDRGWMRRVEVPRQVLHAQPVLALVVAVGHYARGDVGKAIRTVTAGVANVEWKRLADHRQVSVDHLWFQGILAVGFRFAGRDELVQPALRRLNGMLPRATGAPAELRYFTSVYATQAASTYLLLDRVDDAADVLADRPPPSEASGTRDWYPESLTVLAHASAGRIGLAREALAEFVDAALPRFFNAGFYAVPKHVGAAYVHLEDHRPDAADDELAQIDPHWPTVEWWPLVLHARVLQRWHAAGPAAGLRALESGMAEKRQKPLGGAMRAMLTALRAELLLAAGRPAEARQLLPARRTRTHPRLAVAKARGLLMDGDLGRALALAAAPDHQQRTTPRIRLDLRLIAASARLRSGDETAAAHAFDDAVQLAVQTGLRSPFAAMPREDFAVLVAAVAGSDELRADVDRLPVLFPEPEVLVPLTRRELVVLAELATPDSLPVIAGRLSVAVSTVKTQCRAIYRKLGVPGREAAVAESRRRGIL; encoded by the coding sequence ATGCCGACGCCGCCAGAGGACCCCCGGGACGACGATGTGCCGCGGCAGGTCGTCCACGGGGTCCCGCGACTGTCGCGGGCGCACCTGAGCCGGCCCCGGTTGGTCGAGGCCCTCGACGGCGACGTCGCGCTGCGGGTCGTGCGGGCACCGGCCGGCTACGGCAAGACGTCGCTGCTGGCGGAGTGGGCGCGCCTGGTACGTGACGGTGCCACCCTGTGGGTGAGCGTCGACGACGACTGCCGGACCCGCCTCGGGTTCTGGGGCCGGGTGGTGGCGCTGCTGAACGCCACCGGGGTGGCCGGGGGCAGCGGTCTGGAAGGGCTCGCCGTCACCCGGGACGTCGCCACGAACCTGCCGGCGCTTCTCCTGCACGGTTTCGGGACGCTCCGGCAACCGCTCACCCTCGTGGTCGACGGCTTCGAGAACGTCACCGACCCCGAGGTGGAGGCCGACCTGCTCCGGCTGGTGCGGCACGCCGCCAGCCTGTACCTCGTGGTCGGCACCAGGACCGCAACCGCGCTCGCCGCGACGGAGACGATGCTCTCGCTCGACGCCGTCGTGCTGGACGCACACCAGCTCGCCTTCACCCCGAACGAGGTCACGCAGCTGGGCATTCACGTCGGCAGCTCGCTCACGGCGGGGCAGCTCACCGCGCTGCACGACGCCAGCGCCGGCTGGCCGCTCGCGGTCCGCGCCGGCGTGCAGGCTCCCCGCGAGAACCCGTGGCCGGCGCCCGGTGAACGCGACACCGTCTCGCGGGTCCAGCGGATGCTCATCGACGACCTCGCCGGAGTGCCCGGATTCGACGACCTGGTGACGATGTCCGTCGTCGACGGGTTCACGGTCGAGCATGCACAGCTGCTGGGCGCCGACGTGACGAGCGGGCCCATCCTGGCCGAGGTCGAGGCGCGTGGCCTGGGCGGCTGGGAGGACGGCGTCGCCGGGACGCGGTTCCGGTTGCAGCCGCTGGTCCGGCAGGCGCTGTACGCGCGGCTGGGCGAGACCGCCCGGCGGCGGGCCCACCAGGTGCTCGCCTCCTGGTACGAGCGGAGCGGCGAATACGGCCACGCGTTCGAGTCGGCGCTGATCGCGCAGGACTGGCCGCTGGCCCGCCGGCTCGTCACGACGTCGCTGCACCAGGTGTTCGCGGGCCTCGACCGCGGCTGGATGCGCCGGGTGGAGGTGCCGCGACAGGTCCTGCACGCGCAGCCCGTGCTCGCCCTGGTGGTCGCCGTCGGTCACTACGCGCGCGGCGACGTCGGCAAGGCGATCCGGACGGTGACGGCCGGGGTGGCGAACGTGGAGTGGAAGCGGCTGGCCGACCACAGGCAGGTCAGCGTCGACCACCTGTGGTTCCAGGGCATCCTCGCGGTCGGGTTCCGGTTCGCCGGCCGGGACGAGCTGGTCCAGCCCGCGCTGCGTCGCCTGAACGGGATGTTGCCGCGCGCCACCGGCGCACCGGCGGAACTGCGGTACTTCACCAGTGTCTACGCCACTCAGGCCGCGAGCACCTACCTGCTGCTGGACCGTGTCGACGATGCCGCGGACGTGCTGGCCGACCGGCCTCCGCCGAGTGAGGCGAGCGGCACCCGCGACTGGTACCCGGAGTCGCTCACCGTGCTGGCGCACGCCTCGGCGGGACGGATCGGGCTGGCGCGGGAGGCCCTGGCCGAGTTCGTCGATGCGGCCCTCCCACGCTTCTTCAACGCCGGCTTCTACGCCGTTCCCAAACACGTCGGCGCCGCGTATGTCCATCTGGAGGACCACCGGCCCGACGCGGCGGACGACGAGCTGGCGCAGATCGACCCGCATTGGCCGACGGTGGAGTGGTGGCCGCTGGTCCTGCATGCGCGGGTGCTCCAGCGCTGGCATGCCGCCGGACCAGCTGCGGGGCTGCGGGCACTGGAGTCCGGGATGGCCGAGAAGCGGCAGAAGCCGCTGGGTGGGGCGATGCGGGCGATGCTGACGGCGTTGCGTGCCGAACTCCTGCTGGCGGCCGGCCGCCCGGCCGAGGCGCGGCAGCTTCTTCCGGCCCGCCGGACCCGCACTCACCCACGACTGGCCGTGGCGAAGGCGCGCGGACTGCTCATGGACGGCGACCTCGGCCGGGCTCTCGCCCTCGCCGCCGCACCGGACCACCAGCAGCGCACCACGCCGCGGATCCGGCTCGACCTGCGGCTCATCGCGGCGTCGGCCCGGTTGCGCTCCGGCGACGAAACCGCGGCGGCCCATGCGTTCGACGACGCCGTCCAGCTCGCCGTGCAGACGGGGTTGCGCAGTCCGTTCGCCGCGATGCCCCGGGAGGATTTCGCCGTACTGGTCGCTGCCGTCGCCGGAAGCGACGAACTACGCGCCGACGTCGACCGGCTGCCGGTGCTGTTCCCCGAGCCGGAGGTGCTCGTCCCGCTCACCCGCCGCGAACTGGTGGTGCTCGCCGAGCTCGCCACCCCGGACTCCCTCCCGGTCATTGCCGGCCGGCTCTCCGTGGCCGTCAGCACGGTGAAGACGCAGTGCCGCGCCATCTACCGCAAACTCGGCGTGCCGGGCCGCGAGGCCGCCGTCGCCGAATCCCGCCGGCGCGGCATTCTCTAG
- a CDS encoding helix-turn-helix transcriptional regulator — protein MDLPRLPPDHVPRGRLLARLDRLAALTVVAALPGSGKTALVADWARRRREDGDVVAWIDASGPDGTGDELRARVDAAVEAGAGRTTIVVVDNADAADDALCSVVSASPWLHVVVCSRGWHPLVASAWRRGISVDTLTGPDLMMTADELDVIAAGWGHGGRDRLAGVHALTAGWMLPTRMVLDAASVAAGQETASSYLRTSVLAAVSDAVTRTAAMRLALAPSVTPVHLAAVTAAITNDHDDRPPTVDDTLGRLLRAGLLMPGRGRETWEIVPVLRSALAAGYASEAAAEAAEWHRRFAHALWDAGTDLGTAARHARAAEDWVSLVRLWDAAGLGLTVEHADDVVAAYGRLHARVLAEHPALRVPAEVARALLEQPRGVRTPDVIARAVLRAGEPVLRAEGVGRPSHLRVLVRSAGVVADRLDGRYERAIAGAASLDRELTERDRELAPGPWTIDRAWVSHQRARSLLLAGDIAAALDVATSAFATGRDGDRPALTAGIAADIALMHAVGGDTADAAHWLEVHAGYDESGRWASDVARHSIHIAGALLALDRLDRETAELHLAGADEEPEPAELWPFLVLAITQHALLFGDPAAALAVIERHERLDARAAAAGGAATQVLHRCRADAYLALGEVNPAGRVLQDAGRDVPWLRAARARFHLISGDDARAVRVAAAGVRQTTTTTRDRIDLLAVEAAAHEALGDTAAADRAFARVSVLATRLGAVRPYTLIDTDTRELLLKRSGLTLSPNALARVDRARRVFPARADLVLLTDRELAVLYELTRHRSWSGIAAALVVAPSTVKKQILAIYTKLGVHDREAALLRATALGFLPEPEAEPEPPPRGLVT, from the coding sequence ATGGATCTTCCGCGGCTACCTCCCGACCACGTCCCACGTGGCCGGTTGCTGGCCCGTCTGGACCGGCTGGCCGCGCTCACAGTCGTCGCGGCCCTGCCGGGCTCCGGGAAGACCGCCCTCGTGGCCGACTGGGCGAGACGACGCCGCGAGGACGGCGACGTCGTCGCCTGGATCGACGCGAGCGGTCCGGACGGTACGGGGGACGAGCTGCGCGCACGGGTCGACGCTGCCGTCGAGGCGGGCGCGGGCCGGACCACGATCGTCGTCGTCGACAACGCCGATGCCGCCGACGACGCACTGTGTTCCGTGGTGAGCGCCTCGCCGTGGCTCCACGTGGTGGTCTGCAGCCGCGGCTGGCACCCGCTCGTCGCCTCGGCATGGCGCCGCGGCATCAGTGTCGACACCCTCACCGGGCCGGACCTCATGATGACCGCCGACGAGCTCGACGTCATCGCCGCCGGGTGGGGCCACGGCGGCCGCGACCGCCTGGCCGGCGTCCACGCGCTGACCGCGGGCTGGATGCTCCCGACCCGGATGGTCCTCGACGCCGCGTCCGTCGCCGCCGGGCAGGAGACCGCCAGCAGCTACCTGCGCACGTCCGTCCTCGCGGCCGTGTCCGACGCCGTGACCCGCACCGCGGCGATGCGGCTGGCCCTGGCCCCGTCCGTGACGCCGGTCCACCTCGCGGCGGTCACGGCGGCGATCACCAACGACCACGACGACCGGCCACCCACCGTGGACGACACGCTGGGCCGGCTGCTGCGTGCCGGCCTGCTCATGCCCGGCCGCGGCCGCGAGACCTGGGAGATCGTGCCCGTACTGCGCTCGGCGTTGGCGGCCGGTTACGCGTCGGAGGCGGCAGCCGAGGCCGCCGAATGGCACCGCCGCTTCGCCCACGCACTGTGGGATGCGGGCACCGATCTGGGCACCGCCGCCCGGCATGCCCGGGCCGCCGAGGACTGGGTGTCACTGGTTCGGTTGTGGGACGCGGCGGGCCTCGGCCTGACCGTCGAGCACGCTGACGACGTCGTGGCCGCCTACGGTCGCCTCCACGCCCGGGTCCTCGCCGAGCACCCGGCGCTGCGGGTGCCGGCCGAGGTCGCGCGGGCGCTGCTCGAGCAGCCACGCGGCGTCCGCACCCCGGACGTGATCGCGCGGGCCGTCCTCCGAGCCGGGGAGCCGGTCCTGCGGGCGGAGGGGGTGGGACGGCCGAGCCACCTGCGGGTCCTGGTGCGGTCGGCGGGCGTCGTCGCCGACCGCCTCGACGGCCGGTACGAGCGGGCGATCGCCGGTGCGGCGTCGCTCGACCGCGAACTCACCGAGCGTGACCGCGAGCTGGCGCCAGGCCCGTGGACGATCGACCGCGCCTGGGTGTCGCACCAGCGGGCGCGCAGCCTGCTCCTCGCGGGTGACATCGCCGCCGCCCTGGACGTCGCGACCAGCGCCTTCGCAACGGGTCGCGACGGCGACAGGCCTGCCCTCACCGCGGGCATCGCCGCCGACATCGCCCTGATGCACGCTGTCGGTGGCGACACCGCCGATGCCGCGCACTGGCTCGAGGTCCACGCCGGATACGACGAGTCCGGCCGATGGGCGAGCGACGTCGCCAGGCACTCGATACACATCGCCGGTGCGCTGCTGGCTTTGGACCGGCTGGACCGGGAGACAGCGGAACTGCACCTCGCGGGTGCTGACGAGGAGCCGGAACCGGCCGAACTGTGGCCGTTCCTCGTCCTCGCCATCACCCAGCACGCGCTGCTCTTCGGCGATCCGGCCGCGGCGCTCGCCGTCATCGAGCGCCACGAACGGCTCGACGCGAGGGCCGCCGCGGCGGGCGGAGCAGCCACCCAGGTCCTCCACCGGTGCCGAGCCGACGCGTACCTGGCGCTGGGCGAGGTAAACCCGGCAGGGAGGGTGCTCCAGGACGCGGGGCGCGACGTCCCGTGGTTGCGCGCCGCGCGGGCCAGGTTCCACCTGATCAGCGGCGACGACGCGCGAGCCGTGCGGGTCGCCGCGGCCGGCGTACGGCAGACCACGACCACCACACGCGACCGGATCGATCTGCTCGCGGTCGAGGCCGCGGCCCACGAAGCGCTCGGCGACACCGCGGCCGCCGACCGTGCCTTCGCCCGCGTGAGCGTCCTGGCCACTCGTCTCGGCGCCGTTCGGCCGTACACGCTGATCGACACCGACACCCGCGAACTGCTGCTCAAACGGTCCGGCCTCACCCTCTCTCCCAACGCCCTGGCCCGGGTCGACCGTGCCCGCCGGGTGTTCCCCGCGCGTGCCGACCTCGTCCTGCTGACCGATCGCGAACTGGCCGTGCTCTACGAGCTCACCCGCCATCGGAGCTGGTCCGGCATCGCCGCGGCCCTCGTCGTGGCCCCGAGCACCGTGAAGAAGCAGATCCTGGCCATTTACACGAAGCTCGGCGTCCACGACCGGGAGGCCGCCCTGCTGCGCGCCACCGCCCTCGGCTTCCTCCCCGAACCCGAGGCCGAGCCCGAGCCACCTCCGCGCGGCTTGGTCACCTGA
- a CDS encoding winged helix-turn-helix transcriptional regulator — MGYNVMSQTCKSRTVLHRIGARWTVFVVNALEHGPKRFGQLQSHIQGITPKVLTETLRTLETDGLITRTEYEENPPRVEYELTELGRSLLGPLRAIRQWAESHVPQIEAARAAAKAS, encoded by the coding sequence ATGGGCTACAACGTGATGTCGCAGACGTGCAAGTCCCGCACGGTGCTGCACCGGATCGGCGCGCGCTGGACCGTCTTCGTCGTCAACGCCCTCGAGCACGGCCCGAAGCGCTTCGGCCAGCTCCAGTCGCACATCCAGGGCATCACCCCGAAGGTCCTCACCGAGACGCTGCGCACCCTCGAAACCGACGGGCTCATCACCCGCACCGAGTACGAGGAGAACCCGCCGCGGGTCGAGTACGAGCTGACCGAGCTCGGCCGCTCGCTTCTCGGACCGCTGCGCGCGATCCGGCAGTGGGCGGAATCGCACGTGCCTCAGATCGAGGCAGCCCGCGCCGCGGCGAAGGCATCCTGA